The Panicum hallii strain FIL2 chromosome 9, PHallii_v3.1, whole genome shotgun sequence genome has a window encoding:
- the LOC112876852 gene encoding transcription repressor OFP8-like: MKATTRRGGAGGLPAAKKKKKKKPARGFMCGCGGAKSVSTVSRAAVSISAVTTTPMKATSTAASAAKPASSSAAKTAAGCHDAADADASAEGSPSVDSLLRQLRELERGVRALGVREREGGGGGSAPRATRPRRHGRSASDWGGIGRLESESVAVVTESEDPLGDFRRSMVQMIVENGITGGAELRELLQRFLSLNAACHHHLILRAFADVWEELFAGGGHAPPPLPAAEKISSSYSSRASNKRPHARPALTR, translated from the coding sequence ATGAAAGCGACGAcacggcgcggcggggccgggggcctACCGGCagccaagaagaagaagaagaagaagccagcGCGCGGGTTCATGTGCGGCTGCGGCGGTGCCAAGTCCGTCTCCACCGTCTCCCGCGCCGCCGTCAGCATTTCCGCTGTCACGACGACGCCGATGAAAGCCACCTCAACGGCAGCGTCCGCGGCGAAGCCAGCGTCGTCGTCCGCAGCCAAGACGGCGGCGGGCTGCCACGACGCCGCCGACGCGGACGCGAGCGCTGAGGGCTCGCCCAGCGTGGACTCGCTTCTGCGGCAGCTGCGCGAGCTGGAGCGCGGCGTGCGCGCGCTGGGCGTCCGGGagcgggagggcggcggcggcggcagcgcgccaAGAGCGACAAGGCCGCGGCGGCACGGGCGGAGCGCGAGCGACTGGGGCGGCATCGGGCGGCTGGAGTCCGAGAGCGTGGCGGTGGTGACGGAGTCGGAGGACCCGCTGGGCGACTTCCGGCGGTCGATGGTGCAGATGATCGTGGAGAacgggatcaccggcggcgccgAGCTGCGGGAGCTGCTGCAGCGGTTCCTGTCGCTGAACGCGGCGTGCCACCACCACCTCATCCTCCGCGCCTTCGCCGACGTCTGGGAGGAGCtcttcgccggcggcggccacgcgCCGCCACCTCTCCCCGCCGCGGAGAAGATCTCGTCGTCGTACAGCAGTAGAGCTAGCAACAAACGTCCACATGCACGGCCGGCGCTGACACGTtaa